From the genome of Treponema denticola:
AACAACTTACAGAATTGACAAAGGATGATCAAATGGTAAATCGTCTTTTGAGTATACGAGGTTGTGGAAAGATAACGGCATGGACTATAAGAGCCTATACTGAGGATATGGGAAGGTTTGCAAGTGCAAAAAAATATGCAGCCTTTTGCGGACTTGTTCCATGGGTGTCTGATTCTAATGAAAGTATTAGGCATGGAAAAATTACGAAGCGAGGCCCGCAGGAATTAAGAGTGAGCTTTGTACAATTGGTAATGGGTATAAGACGTTGCAAAGATACTGCCTGTTGGCGTTTAATGCAGCGTTATGAATATATGAAAACACATAAGGGCAGCGGAAAGTCAATCATAGCCGCTGCGAGGAAGTTGGCAGAGATTGTATGGGCAATGCTCAGCAATAAAGAAGATTTTGACTGTGAAAAGATGAAAGGAACATACAACCGTATGAATCTTGCAGTTTAATTTTTATCTGCCATCTATTTTAATTTTTTTTAAGAAAGTCGATTTTGTTTGTTGACTTTTTATGGGAGGTCATTATGTTGGTTAAAGAAGAAATCGAAAAAGGCATAGCCTTGGTTAGGCCTTATTTACAGGCAGACGGCGGAGATATAGAGCTTGATTCGGTTGATGAAGCCGGAAAAGTTTATGTTAAATTAAAGGGAGCCTGCGGCTCATGTCCTATGGCTATCTACACTCTTAAAATGGGTGTTGAAGAACAGCTTAAGGACATGTTCCCCGAAGTTACCGAGGTAGTCGCGGTTTAAAATCTTAGAGCGGTTAAGCTATTATTGCCTCTAAGGCAATTTCCATCATGGTTTTAAAGGTAGTTTGCCGCTCTTCGGCACTAGTCTGCTCCTGTGTAACGACATTATCCGAAATGGTAAGAACGGCAAGGGCTTGGCGCTTATACTTTGCAGCCAGAGTATAAAGCTCTGCAGCTTCCATCTCGACAGCTAAAACCCCGTAAGCGGCCCACATCTTCCATGTTTCAAGGTCATCATAAAAAACATCAGAGCTGGCAATCGAACCTACTAAGGGTTTAATTCCCATTTTTTGAGCATGGTCATAGGCATTTTTTAGCAAGTTCCAATCGGCGGTAGGAGCGTAATGACAACCCCTAAAACGGTGCGTGTTAATACCCGAATCGGTAGAGGCCGACATAGCTAAAACTACGTCCCGCAGGCCCATATCCTTTTGCAAGGCTCCGGCCGTTCCTATGCGGATAGCCCTTTGTACGCCGTACTCGTTAAACAGCTCATTTGCATAGATCGAAAAAGAAGGCTGCCCCATTCCGGTTCCCTGAACCGAAACCCTTACACCCTTGTAGGTTCCCGTAAAGCCCAACATACCTCTAACCTTGTTATAACATTGAGGATTTTCCAAAAAATTGTTTGCAACAAATTCCGCCCTCAAAGGATCTCCCGGTAGAAGAATTTTATCGGCAATTTCTCCTTGTTTTGCAGCTATATGAACACTCATCTTCACCTCCAATAAAAACCTTTTGCAGGAAATATCAATTTCCGAAAAAAGGTTTTTCAAGCGGTTTGTTTACAAACCGCATACAATATGCGATGTTTTGTGCTTTGCACAAAACTCGTCAGATAAACAGTGAGGCAGAATTCCTGCCGAGCTGTTTATCACACCTCCAATATATCTGCGATAATATAAGTATACCCTATTCAAAACTAAAGTGCAAGACAACGCTTGGATTTAAAAGGCTCTTATGGATACCTCTTTTATTAAAAAAATATTACAAAATTGATTTCTGTGTTGAGGCAATGCGCAGGCTTGACAACTTACAAAGTGATTGCTAAAATAATAAGTAGGAACTAAAAACTTCAGTTTTTAGAAATGCCC
Proteins encoded in this window:
- a CDS encoding IS110 family transposase translates to MKFKVITESAKKTDKHDACTISEFLSKDMLPESYLCSKETENMRRLLKSRERLVRSIVGQKNEVHALLVSMGLKDESRSLQSKKGHQRVLDVLESNNDNVLEAQSVQLMFEIIRQMEESVKIIEKQLTELTKDDQMVNRLLSIRGCGKITAWTIRAYTEDMGRFASAKKYAAFCGLVPWVSDSNESIRHGKITKRGPQELRVSFVQLVMGIRRCKDTACWRLMQRYEYMKTHKGSGKSIIAAARKLAEIVWAMLSNKEDFDCEKMKGTYNRMNLAV
- the deoD gene encoding purine-nucleoside phosphorylase, whose product is MSVHIAAKQGEIADKILLPGDPLRAEFVANNFLENPQCYNKVRGMLGFTGTYKGVRVSVQGTGMGQPSFSIYANELFNEYGVQRAIRIGTAGALQKDMGLRDVVLAMSASTDSGINTHRFRGCHYAPTADWNLLKNAYDHAQKMGIKPLVGSIASSDVFYDDLETWKMWAAYGVLAVEMEAAELYTLAAKYKRQALAVLTISDNVVTQEQTSAEERQTTFKTMMEIALEAIIA
- a CDS encoding NifU family protein, translating into MLVKEEIEKGIALVRPYLQADGGDIELDSVDEAGKVYVKLKGACGSCPMAIYTLKMGVEEQLKDMFPEVTEVVAV